In Columba livia isolate bColLiv1 breed racing homer chromosome 28, bColLiv1.pat.W.v2, whole genome shotgun sequence, the genomic stretch GACGAGCTAGGACCTGCACCCCAACGGCTCTGCGGGCCTGATGGACCACGTCCTCGGGAGCTGCAACGCTGCACGAAGGGGGCATCTGGAGCAAGAAGTCATGCTCTTGAGAAGATGCCCCTGCCTCCCGCCACCCATGGCAGCCAGCCTCTCTGGGTCTCGTCCACCATCTCTCTGACGATCTCTGCTGATCCTCTGGgcaaaataaagttttcctgCATCCCAGTCATGTCTCCCTCCGTCCTTGTCCCACGTAGCAAAGAGCGTGGGGGCAAGTGCCCTTCCGCGTATGGAGGGCCAACGCTGGTGCTGagatgcccagagaggtgggggTGGGCGGTGCTGGGAGAGGGAGgttgcaggcagcaggcaggggagcGAGAGCCTTTTGGTGGGactggcaggagctggggaaagggcagagggaagggagcGGGAAACGTGCTGGCAGGACtcctttgcctggcctttcgCGCCTGGGAGAAGcggcagctcctccagctctggggctcCGCAGAAGCACGGCAGCATCTCCGGGTGCCCACGCAGAGGAGGCTGGACAAAGACCCCGTGGTGAAGCCCACACTTGGGCAATGGCCGTCGAttgctggagagcaggagaaacgGAGGCTGAGGGGCAACCTCACTGCCCTCTACAGCTTCGTGACGAGGAGAATTGGATAGGGAGATGCTGCTCTCTTCACCCTGGGATCCAGCAATAGGACACAGGGGAACTGTTCAAAGCTGCAGTAGGgaaggtttagactggacatgaggaaacatttcttgGCTGAGCGGGTgctcagaagctgcagctggcttcccagagaggtggtcaatgcccCAGGCCTCTCGATGTTTAAGAGGCTTTTAGAGAATGCCGTTGAtgatttgctttacagtttgGTCATCCCTCGAGAAGTCAGGCTgttggactagaagatctttcgaggtcccttccaacggAAAGACCCTGTTCTACTCTCACGTCTCCTCTGGGGAGAGCCGCAGAGAGCTGGGACCTTGGCTCCCGGTGAAGAGGAGCCTCAGAGCGTTTCTCACCAAGCTGTACACATGCCTGAAGGGAAGGCATcgagaagatggagccaggctcttttctgAGGTGTCCAGTGCCAGGACAAGAGGCAGTGGGCACCAGCTGAAAGGCAGGAGGCTCTGCCTCACCGTGCCAGGCCACTTTTTCCGTGTGAGTGAGACTGAGCAGTTGCACAGGTTTCCCCAGGAGGTTGTGGACTCCCCGTCCTCAGAGACACGCGAAAGCTCACTGGACACGGCGCTGGGCAGCCGGCCCTGGGTGCggctgctggaggcagcagcatgACAACATGCCCTGCGAAGCTCCTGCCACACGAATCAGGCTGTGATTCCTGGGACTGAACGTCTGTAGCAGAAAAGGGAGGAGCAGCCAGTGTGTTGGTCTGTGCTGGCtgtgaggaggggaaggagaagaggaagaaaactagAGGAAAAGGGACGGGAgcgggaaggggaggaagaagaggcaggAGAAGCCTCCCGTTTGCTTTCTCTCCAGGGCATGGAGCAGAGTCACGGAGGAACAAAGTGGCTGGATCCCATGCAAGCATTTTCCCTGGGGGGCTGCCAGCCCCTGGGGCAGCCAGGCTCATGCGCGCTGACACCGGACGTCTGCAAATGCCACGTGTCCCGCAGACAGGGGAGCAGCCTGCATTCAGGAGGGACTCTTGGAGCTCAACTGCGGGACCATGTGTGGCCAGAGCTGCCGAGGTTGTGGGGTGTCTCAAAATGAGCTCAGCCTGGTACCGTTGTGGCTGAGAGATTGCCCTGGTCTGGCTGGCGGGGGTCACGTGCATGGCCAGGGGAGCCCTGCAGCCCACACCGGGCTcggaaagaaaaggaggagaggcaGGTGTTGGATGCAAGCTTGTTTTATTGCAGTGCAGGAAAGGAAGCACTGGAGAAAGACACTgaaggcagaggcaggcaggtTGTCCCTGGAGGCTTCAAGAGAGCTGTTCCTTCAGGCTTCCTATCCCAGGTGGCGGCCAGTGCAGAGAGTAACGAGTGCCCTGAGGGACGATGGCAGAGCTGCGCATCTGGGCAAGGGACGGGGCGAGGAGGAGAGGCGGCATGGAGAGAggcaggaaaggagaggaggcGTGAGGCCCAGGTGGCCCAGGAACCAAGGGGGCTCCGGGGCTGGGTCTAGCAGGGCCCACAGTTGTCCCACAGCCTCCTGCTGTAGCGGGGCAAGACGTAAGGGCTGCAGGCGGGAGAAGCGTAGGAGGGTCTGCCAAAGGTGCAGAGGCCCCCGGCGCCCTGGGTGGCCCCGGCACCGTAgaggccccccagccccagggagccCCCAAAGGCGGGCGCTCCAGAGGAGCCCACCACGGCTTGCTGGGGGAAGGACGTGAGGATGGGGCCGGGGAAGGTGACGACGACGGGGGGCGGCTGGATGAAGGCCGTCGAGTCGGGGCACTGCCGGGCGCACAGCTCGTTGCAGCTGTCAGCGATGGGCTGGGGGACGGCCACGCTGGTTGGTGCTGGGCGCAGGTCGGAGCAAGACATCTTTGTGCGAGAGTGATGAGCCTGAAAGACACGGCCCCAAGGACAGCTGTCATGCATGCGGAGAAGACTCCCCGGCTCAGCACTGCCCTGTTCCCTTGGCTGTCCTGGAGCTGGAGGGACCAGGGCCACCCCCTTGCCGCGCTGCCCACTGTTTGCCCTTTGCCCAGCCAGCCCCCCTCAGCGCCCTGCTCTCTGTAGCCCTCTCCTTGCCATCTCTCTCTGCAAACAGAGGGCAGACGAGCCCTCGCAGAGAGCCTGTGCAGGGCCCGGCTCTGCGTGGCCTGGCCACGGGGCTCCTTCCTCCTCGCGGCgtggctcagcccagcctggccGTCCAAGGCGGCTGCCAGCACGCCCGCTGCTGGCAGTGCTCTCCTGGCCAGGGATACCCCACAGCGGCCCCGGCGGCAGGAGGCAGACACCTGCAGGCACCCACCTACCCTTTTCCTGAGCAGATCGAGGCAGGAGCAGCGGATGCCCGTGCCCAGCGAGGGCAGCGCTTTTATGCCACACCAGAGAGTGGGGGGAGGAGCTGGCCGCACTGGAGGCACGTGTCCTGCGCTGGCCGAGCCCCTGCCTTCTCCCTGCGTGGCACGGGGCTGTTTTGCTGATGTCGTTTCCTCTCTAGCCCCAACCCGCTCTATCAGCCCCTGCAATTACCCCACTCAGACGCTTGCCAGCTGCCACCTCACGGGCCCAATTAGCCCCACTGTCTTTTCATTATCTCGGTGTGAAAGAGGGCACACGGCGTGACAAAGGCTGACTGCAAGCGCCCTGCGTGCCATAGCTCTTCTGCAAGGGCTTGGTCTCTCGGCGTGGCCCCGTGTCTGCTTCGCAGAGCCACAGGGAAGACCAGGGTCTCCCGCACGCCAGCGACCGCATGACGTGCACCATGGAGCTATTATCTACAGAGGCGCGAGGTTACGAAACGCCAAATCAAAGGCACTCCTCTCGGGCACTGCCTGCTCAGCACGATGTATCACTTGCCAGCCCAACACAGCCGGCCTCCATCTGCCTGCAGGCCTTGGCCGTGGACCTCTGCAAGTCTGGGGGAGCAAGACCCCTTGTGCTCTTCCGCAACGCGCGTGTTGCAAGGAGCACAGGCCCCGAGCCGTGCTGAAGCGGCACAGGCTCACTCCAGgcctgccccagccccgcgggcGCCTTGCAAGTCTCCTGGGAAGCCCGTTGCTGGGCgatggtgctgggcaggggctgccctcggggtgctgggcagctggCAGCGCCGGCTGACGCCAAAGCCCCAGCAGCCCTTGGCTGGGCTGGCCCCGCTCGCCCTGGCCACCGGCTCGATtcacagcagagcctggctgtgggcacagggcagaggtttccctgcagcagagcagcagtcaGGCCgcaaggagctgcagcagcacggcCATCTCCTGCCTTCTACATCCCCTAGCAGGGGGATGCGTGCTGTCGTTTAGCGCACAAAGGGCTCGAAAGCCTGGCAAGCGGTATGTGCTGGTCTGGCAAGGGGATGCTGACTCAGGGAGGGGCAGGAGGCGGCCAGCCCCATAGGTGGAGGCAGGAGGGAGTGCTGCCTCTGCTGATTGGCCCAGCCGGTGCTGAGCCACAGCAGGGCCGCTATAAAAGCTCTGCCACTGCCAGGCTCTCCCAAGCACTGCTCTGGCTGCCTTCTCCTCAGGGAACAGGGTAAGTCTGCGAGCGCTTGTCCTCCTGGCCCCCTGCTGCGGCCCGTCCGCCTCGGGCGctcccctctgctgctcactTGCAATCTCTGCCCTCTTGCAGAGCACCGTTCGATCCCACGCAAAGATGTCTTGCTCCGACCTGCGCCCAGCACCAACCAGCGTGGCCGTCCCCCAGCCCATCGCTGACAGCTGCAACGAGCTGTGCGCCCGGCAGTGCCCCGACTCGACGGCCCTCATCCAGCCACCCCCCGTCGTCGTCACCTTCcccggccccatcctcagctccttcccccagCAAGCCGTGGTGGGCTCCTCCGGAGCGCCCGCCTTTGGGggctccctggggctggggggcctcTACGGTGCTGGGGCCACCCAGGGCTCCGGGGGCCTCTGCACCTTTGGCAGACCCTCCTACGCTTCTCCCGCCTGCAGCCCTTACGTCTTGCCCCGCTACAGCAGGAGGCTGTGGGACAACTGTGGGCCCTGCTAGAcccagccccagagcccccagcgctgcccccaGTCCAGACGCCAAGGCCAACGTCAGCCacgcagggctgagctggcaggCACGGGGCACTGAGGAgtgctgagcatccccagccccagaCAATGCCTGGGCAGCTGgcagtgccccacagcctcggcccttccctgccccctgctcctgctctctgctctcctccctctcttcccagCTGTCAGACGAGCTAGGACCTGCACCCCAACGGCTCTGCGGGCCTGATGGACCACGTCCTCGGGAGCTGCAACGCTGCACGAAGGGGGCATCTGGAGCAAGAAGTCATGCTCTTGAGAAGATGCCCCTGCCTCCCGCCACCCATGGCAGCCAGCCTCTCTGGGTCTCGTCCACCATCTCTCTGACGATCTCTGCTGATCCTCTGGgcaaaataaagttttcctgCATCCCAGTCATGTCTCCCTCCGTCCTTGTCCCACGTAGCAAAGAGCGTGGGGGCAAGTGCCCTTCCGCGTATGGAGGGCCAACGCTGGTGCTGagatgcccagagaggtgggggTGGGCGGTGCTGGGAGAGGGAGgttgcaggcagcaggcaggggagcGAGAGCCTTTTGGTGGGactggcaggagctggggaaagggcagagggaagggagcGGGAAACGTGCTGGCAGGACtcctttgcctggcctttcgCGCCTGGGAGAAGcggcagctcctccagctctggggctcCGCAGAAGCACGGCAGCATCTCTGGGTGCCCACGCAGAGGAGGCTGGACAAAGACCCCGTGGTGAAGCCCACACTTGGGCAATGGCCGTCGAttgctggagagcaggagaaacgGAGGCTGAGGGGCAACCTCACTGCCCTCTACAGCTTCGTGACGAGGAGAATTGGATAGGGAGATGCTGCTCTCTTCACCCTGGGATCCAGCAATAGGACACAGGGGAACTGTTCAAAGCTGCAGTAGGgaaggtttagactggacatgaggaaacatttcttgGCTGAGCGGGTgctcagaagctgcagctggcttcccagagaggtggtcaatgcccCAGGCCTCTCGATGTTTAAGAGGCTTTTAGAGAATGCCGTTGAtgatttgctttacagtttgGTCATCCCTCGAGAAGTCAGGCTgttggactagaagatctttcgaggtcccttccaacggAAAGACCCTGTTCTACTCTCACGTCTCCTCTGGGGAGAGCCGCAGAGAGCTGGGACCTTGGCTCCCGGTGAAGAGGAGCCTCAGAGCGTTTCTCACCAAGCTGTACACGTGCCTGAAGGGAAGGCATcgagaagatggagccaggctcttttctgAGGTGTCCAGTGCCAGGACAAGAGGCAGTGGGCACCAGCTGAAAGGCAGGAGGCTCTGCCTCACCGTGCCAGGCCACTTTTTCCGTGTGAGTGAGACTGAGCAGTTGCACAGGTTTCCCCAGGAGGTTGTGGACTCCCCGTCCTCAGAGACACGCGAAAGCTCACTGGACACGGCGCTGGGCAGCCGGCCCTGGGTGCggctgctggaggcagcagcatgACAACATGCCCTGCGAAGCTCCTGCCACACGAATCAGGCTGTGATTCCTGGGACTGAACGTCTGTAGCAGAAAAGGGAGGAGCAGCCAGTGTGTTGGTCTGTGCTGGCtgtgaggaggggaaggagaagaggaagaaaactagAGGAAAAGGGACGGGAgcgggaaggggaggaagaagaggcaggAGAAGCCTCCCGTTTGCTTTCTCTCCAGGGCATGGAGCAGAGCCACGGAGGAACAAAGTGGCTGGATCCCATGCAAGCATTTTCCCTGGGGGGCTGCCAGCCCCTGGGGCAGCCAGGCTCATGCGCGCTGACACCGGACGTCTGCAAATGCCACGTGTCCCGCAGACAGGGGAGCAGCCTGCATTCAGGAGGGACTCTTGGAGCTCAACTGCGGGACCATGTGTGGCCAGAGCTGCCGAGGTTGTGGGGTGTCTCAAAATGAGCTCAGCCTGGTACCGTTGTGGCTGAGAGATTGCCCTGGTCTGGCTGGCGGGGGTCACGTGCATGGCCAGGGGAGCCCTGCAGCCCACACCGGGCTcggaaagaaaaggaggagaggcaGGTGTTGATGCAAGCTTGTTTTATTGCAGTGCAGGAAAGGAACCACTGGAGAAAGACACTgaaggcagaggcaggcaggtTGTCCCTGGAGGCTTCAAGAGAGCTGTTCCTTCAGGCTTCCTATCCCAGGTGGCGGCCAGTGCAGAGAGTAACGAGTGCCCTGAGGGACGATGGCAGAGCTGCGCATCTGGGCAAGGGACGGGGCGAGGAGGAGAGGCGGCATGGAGAGAggcaggaaaggagaggaggcGTGAGGCCCAGGTGGCCCAGGAATCAAGGGGGCTCCGGGGCTGGGTCTAGCAGGGCCCACAGTTGTCCCACAGCCTCCTGCTGTAGCGGGGCAAGACGTAAGGGCTGCAGGCGGGAGAAGCGTAGGAGGGTCTGCCAAAGGTGCAGAGGCCCCCGGCGCCCTGGGTGGCCCCGGCACCGTAgaggccccccagccccagggagccCCCAAAGGCGGGCGCTCCAGAGGAGCCCACCACGGCTTGCTGGGGAAGGACGTGAGGATGGGGCCGGGGAAGGTGACGACGACGGGGGGCGGCTGGATGAAGGCCGTCGAGTCGGGGCACTGCCGGGCGCACAGCTCGTTGCAGCTGTCAGCGATGGGCTGGGGGACGGCCACGCTGGTTGGTGCTGGGCACAGGTCGGAGCAAGACATCTTTGTGCGAGAGTGATGAGCCTGAAAGACACGGCCCCAAGGACAGCTGTCATGCATGCGGAGAAGACTCCCCCGGCTCAGCACTGCCCTGTTCCCTTGGCTGTCCTGGAGCTGGAGGGACCAGGGCCACCCCCTTGCCGCGCTGCCCACTGTTTGCCCTTTGCCCAGCCAGCCCCCTCAGCGCCCTGCTCTCTGTAGCCCTCTCCTTGCcatctctctctgcaaagagagGGCAGACGAGCCCTCGCAGAGAGCCTGTGCAGGGCCCGGCTCTGCGTGGCCTGGCACGGGGCTCCTTCCTCCTCGCGGCgtggctcagcccagcctggccGTCCAAGGCGGCTGCCAGCACGCCCGCTGCTGGCAGTGCTCTCCTGGCCAGGGATACCCCACAGCGGCCCCGGCGGCAGGAGGCAGACACCTGCAGGCACCCACCTACCCTTTTCCTGAGCAGATCGAGGCAGGAGCAGCGGATGCCCGTGCCCAGCGAGGGCAGCGCTTTTATGCCACACCAGAGAGTGGGGGGAGGAGCTGGCCGCACTGGAGGCACGTGTCCTGCGCTGGCCGAGCCCCTGCCTTCTCCCTGCGTGGCACGGGGCTGTTTTGCTGATGTCGTTTCCTCTCTAGACCCCAACCCGCTCTATCAGCCCCTGCAATTACCCCACTCAGACGCTTGCCAGCTGCCACCTCACGGGCCCAATTAGCCCCACTGTCTTTTCATTATCTCGGTGTGAAAGAGGGCACACGGCGTGACAAAGGCTGACTGCAAGCGCCCTGCGTGCCATAGCTCTTCTGCAAGGGCTTGGTCTCTCGGCGTGGCCCCGTGTCTGCTTCGCAGAGCCACAGGGAAGACCAGGGTCTCCCGCACGCCAGCGACCGCATGACGTGCACCATGGAGCTATTATCTACAGAGGCGCGAGGTTACGAAACGCCAAATCAAAGGCACTCCTCTCGGGCACTGCCTGCTCAGCACGATGTATCACTCGCCAGCCCCAACACAGCCGGCCTCCATCTGCCTGCAGGCCTTGGCCGTGGACCTCTGCAAGTCTGGGGAGCAAGACCCCCTTGTGCTCTTCCGCAACGCGCGTGTTGCAAGGAGCACAGGCCCCGAGCCGTGCTGAAGCGGCACAGGCTCACTCCAGgcctgccccagccccgcgggcGCCTTGCAAGTCTCCTGGGAAGCCCGTTGCTGGGCgatggtgctgggcaggggctgccctcggggtgctgggcagctggCAGCGCCGGCTGACGCCAAAGCCCCAGCAGCCCTTGGCTGGGCTGGCCCCGCTCGCCCTGGCCACCGGCTCGATtcacagcagagcctggctgtgggcacagggcagaggtttccctgcagcagagcagcagtcaGGCCgcaaggagctgcagcagcacggcCATCTCCTGCCTTTCTTTTACATCCCCTAGCAGGGGGATGCGTGCTGTCGTTTAGCGCACAAAGGGCTCGAAAGCCTGGCAAGCGGTATGTGCTGGTCTGGCAAGGGGATGCTGACTCAGGGAGGGGCAGGAGGCGGCCAGCCCCATAGGTGGAGGAAGGAGGAGTGCTGCCTCTGCTGATTGGCCCAGCCGTGCTGAGCCACAGCAGGGCCGCTATAAAAGCTCTGCCACTGCCAGGCTCTCCCAAGCACTGCTCTGGCTGCCTTCTCCTCAGGGAACAGGNNNNNNNNNNNNNNNNNNNNNNNNNNNNNNNNNNNNNNNNNNNNNNNNNNNNNNNNNNNNNNNNNNNNNNNNNNNNNNNNNNNNNNNNNNNNNNNNNNNNNNNNNNNNNNNNNNNNNNNNNNNNNNNNNNNNNNNNNNNNNNNNNNNNNNNNNNNNNNNNNNNNNNNNNNNNNNNNNNNNNNNNNNNNNNNNNNNNNNNNGCCCTCGCAGAGAGCCTGTGCAGGGCCCGGCTCTGCGTGGCCTGGCCACGGGGCTCCTTCCTCCTCGCGGCgtggctcagcccagcctggccGTCCAAGGCGGCTGCCAGCACGCCCGCTGCTGGCAGTGCTCTCCTGGCCAGGGATACCCCACAGCGGCCCCGGCGGCAGGAGGCAGACACCTGCAGGCACCCACCTACCCTTTTCCTGAGCAGATCGAGGCAGGAGCAGCGGATGCCCGTGCCCAGCGAGGGCAGCGCTTTTATGCCACACCAGAGAGTGGGGGGAGGAGCTGGCCGCACTGGAGGCACGTGTCCTGCGCTGGCCGAGCCCCTGCCTTCTCCCTGCGTGGCACGGGGCTGTTTTGCTGATGTCGTTTCCTCTCTAGCCCCAACCCGCTCTATCAGCCCCTGCAATTACCCCACTCAGACGCTTGCCAGCTGCCACCTCACGGGCCCAATTAGCCCCACTGTCTTTTCATTATCTCGGTGAAAGAGGGCACACGGCGTGACAAAGGCTGACTGCAAGCGCCCTGCGTGCCATAGCTCTTCTGCAAGGGCTTGGTCTCTCGGCGTGGCCCCGTGTCTGCTTCGCAGAGCCACAGGGAAGACCAGGGTCTCCCGCACGCCAGCGACCGCATGACGTGCACCATGGAGCTATTATCTACAGAGGCGCGAGGTTACGAAACGCCAAATCAAAGGCACTCCTCTCGGGCACTGCCTGCTCAGCACGATGTATCACTTGCCAGCCCAACACAGCCGGCCTCCATCTGCCTGCAGGCCTTGGCCGTGGACCTCTGCAAGTCTGGGGGAGCAAGACCCCTTGTGCTCTTCCGCAACGCGCGTGTTGCAAGGAGCACAGGCCCCGAGCCGTGCTGAAGCGGCACAGGCTCACTCCAGgcctgccccagccccgcgggcGCCTTGCAAGTCTCCTGGGAAGCCCGTTGCTGGGCgatggtgctgggcaggggctgccctcggggtgctgggcagctggCAGCGCCGGCTGACGCCAAAGCCCCAGCAGCCCTTGGCTGGGCTGGCCCCGCTCGCCCTGGCCACCGGCTCGATtcacagcagagcctggctgtgggcacagggcagaggtttccctgcagcagagcagcagtcaGGCCgcaaggagctgcagcagcacggcCATCTCCTGCCTTCTACATCCCCTAGCAGGGGGATGCGTGCTGTCGTTTAGCGCACAAAGGGCTCGAAAGCCTGGCAAGCGGTATGTGCTGGTCTGGCAAGGGGATGCTGACTCAGGGAGGGGCAGGAGGCGGCCAGCCCCATAGGTGGAGGCAGGAGGGAGTGCTGCCTCTGCTGATTGGCCCAGCCGGTGCTGAGCCACAGCAGGGCCGCTATAAAAGCTCTGCCACTGCCAGGCTCTCCCAAGCACTGCTCTGGCTGCCTTCTCCTCAGGGAACAGGGTAAGTCTGCGAGCGCTTGTCCTCCTGGCCCCCTGCTGCGGCCCGTCCGCCTCGGGCGctcccctctgctgctcactTGCAATCTCTGCCCTCTTGCAGAGCACCGTTCGATCCCACGCAAAGATGTCTTGCTCCGACCTGCGCCCAGCACCAACCAGCGTGGCCGTCCCCCAGCCCATCGCTGACAGCTGCAACGAGCTGTGCGCCCGGCAGTGCCCCGACTCGACGGCCCTCATCCAGCCACCCCCCGTCGTCGTCACCTTCcccggccccatcctcagctccttcccccagCAAGCCGTGGTGGGCTCCTCCGGAGCGCCCGCCTTTGGGggctccctggggctggggg encodes the following:
- the LOC135576533 gene encoding scale keratin-like, with protein sequence MSCSDLRPAPTSVAVPQPIADSCNELCARQCPDSTAFIQPPPVVVTFPGPILTSFPQQAVVGSSGAPAFGGSLGLGGLYGAGATQGAGGLCTFGRPSYASPACSPYVLPRYSRRLWDNCGPC
- the LOC135576532 gene encoding scale keratin-like, producing MSCSDLRPAPTSVAVPQPIADSCNELCARQCPDSTALIQPPPVVVTFPGPILSSFPQQAVVGSSGAPAFGGSLGLGGLYGAGATQGSGGLCTFGRPSYASPACSPYVLPRYSRRLWDNCGPC
- the LOC102086142 gene encoding scale keratin, whose amino-acid sequence is MSCSDLRPAPTSVAVPQPIADSCNELCARQCPDSTALIQPPPVVVTFPGPILSSFPQQAVVGSSGAPAFGGSLGLGGLYGAGATQGSGGLCTFGRPSYASPACSPYVLPRYSRRLWDNCGPC